In Leptolyngbya sp. SIO1E4, one DNA window encodes the following:
- a CDS encoding GTP cyclohydrolase II: MTSVNPPRHKHIVLTSHPGHFGPKPLPVEWGHPDPIQRGPVVATLGNRSHRNAIGTHSGAYAVYRALAVASGDLERDHRADLTNTAPTVSIGPHPSWADPNKIVSLDPFGALDNDLFADLRADGYDIRPSIAITKAHINIPELQDAVTKGRLRADGKILKAGGELVVTKAAIEPVWYLPGIAQRFGVNESDLRRTLFEQTGGMFPELVTRSDLEVFLPPIGGHTVYIVGDVAAITDPNRPLAVRIHDECNGSDVFGSDICTCRPYLVHGIEVAVTTAQAGGVGVIIYARKEGRALGEVTKFLVYNARKRQEGGDRADAYFTRTECVAGVQDMRFQELMPDVMHWLGISRINQFVSMSNLKYDAITQSGIEVVERISIPEELIPADAQVEIDAKKAAGYYTEGDVPDDEALAQTLGRQYEES; this comes from the coding sequence ATGACATCGGTCAATCCCCCTCGGCATAAGCATATTGTTCTCACCTCCCATCCAGGGCACTTTGGCCCTAAGCCACTCCCGGTTGAATGGGGGCACCCTGACCCCATTCAGCGGGGACCTGTGGTTGCAACCTTGGGCAATCGATCCCACCGCAATGCGATTGGGACCCATTCGGGTGCCTACGCCGTTTACCGGGCATTGGCTGTTGCTAGCGGAGACCTAGAGCGCGACCATCGTGCCGATTTAACGAACACAGCTCCGACCGTCTCCATTGGCCCTCACCCCAGTTGGGCTGACCCCAACAAAATTGTCTCCCTCGATCCCTTTGGGGCACTGGACAACGACTTATTTGCTGATTTGCGCGCGGATGGGTACGACATTCGCCCTTCTATTGCCATCACGAAAGCCCACATCAATATCCCAGAACTCCAGGACGCCGTAACGAAAGGGCGCCTCCGAGCCGATGGCAAGATTTTGAAAGCAGGGGGAGAGCTGGTGGTGACGAAGGCCGCGATCGAACCCGTTTGGTATCTGCCAGGAATTGCACAGCGCTTTGGCGTCAACGAGAGTGACCTGCGCCGTACGTTATTTGAGCAGACGGGGGGGATGTTTCCCGAGCTGGTCACGAGATCGGATCTCGAAGTCTTTTTGCCCCCCATTGGCGGACACACCGTCTACATTGTGGGAGATGTGGCAGCGATTACTGATCCTAATCGCCCCTTGGCCGTACGTATCCATGACGAGTGCAACGGGTCTGATGTCTTTGGCTCAGACATTTGTACCTGCCGCCCTTACCTGGTTCACGGTATTGAGGTGGCAGTGACCACGGCGCAAGCCGGGGGCGTTGGCGTTATTATCTACGCCCGTAAGGAAGGGCGCGCCCTGGGAGAAGTCACAAAGTTTTTGGTATATAACGCCCGTAAGCGTCAGGAAGGAGGCGATCGCGCCGATGCCTACTTCACCCGCACCGAGTGCGTGGCTGGGGTGCAAGATATGCGCTTCCAGGAGCTGATGCCCGACGTGATGCACTGGCTAGGCATCAGCCGTATCAACCAGTTTGTGTCGATGAGCAACTTGAAATACGATGCCATCACCCAGTCAGGCATTGAAGTGGTGGAGCGTATTTCGATTCCAGAAGAGCTGATTCCGGCGGATGCACAGGTCGAAATTGATGCCAAGAAAGCGGCAGGCTACTACACCGAGGGCGACGTTCCCGATGATGAGGCCCTGGCACAGACCTTAGGTCGGCAATACGAGGAGTCATGA
- a CDS encoding URC4/urg3 family protein: MVPEEQAVIAYLLQPQAIRDRCQQLFDLSQADQLEHFACDLSQLEAVATYVVKTTQQLYPDFQVPFHSRWRHFDVGGVSRLAQLNQALQGESVAAAARSRLDLAIVSVLLDAGAGSQWRYYDTAAEQVLGRSEGLAVASLHAFQHGLFSSDPDSPYQVDAAGLQQLTEADLAQAFQVREDNPLVGLSGRLALLHQLGAALVAQPARFGKNPARPGHLLDYWQGKFATTLDAGKLLTEVLESFGSIWPGRVAIAHTNLGDVWPHPALPDHALGANLVPFHKLSQWLTYSLVEPLTTAGITVTNLNALTGLAEYRNGGLCVDLGLLVPKHPEVITTAHLPSSPVIVEWRALTIVLLDLIGDRVRQLLHKSPEELPLLKVLEGGTWAAGRRIAKQLRPTGAPPITLHSDGTVF, encoded by the coding sequence ATGGTGCCGGAAGAACAGGCGGTGATCGCCTATTTGCTTCAGCCCCAGGCCATTCGCGATCGCTGCCAGCAGCTGTTTGATCTGTCTCAGGCAGATCAGCTAGAACATTTTGCCTGCGATCTGTCCCAATTAGAGGCGGTGGCCACCTATGTGGTGAAAACCACTCAGCAGCTCTATCCAGATTTTCAGGTACCCTTTCACAGCCGCTGGCGACATTTTGATGTGGGAGGGGTGTCTCGTCTGGCCCAGCTCAACCAGGCGCTACAGGGTGAATCTGTGGCAGCGGCGGCTCGATCACGACTCGATTTAGCGATTGTGAGTGTCTTGCTGGATGCCGGGGCTGGGAGTCAGTGGCGCTACTACGATACCGCCGCCGAGCAGGTGTTGGGGCGCTCTGAAGGGTTAGCGGTGGCCAGCCTGCATGCATTTCAGCATGGTCTGTTTTCTTCGGATCCAGACTCCCCTTATCAGGTGGATGCAGCGGGGCTGCAGCAGTTGACGGAAGCCGATCTCGCACAAGCATTTCAGGTCAGAGAAGATAACCCCCTCGTGGGGTTGTCGGGGCGCTTGGCCCTGCTGCATCAGTTAGGGGCTGCCTTGGTGGCTCAACCGGCGCGATTTGGTAAAAACCCAGCCCGACCCGGCCATCTGCTGGACTACTGGCAAGGGAAATTTGCCACAACGCTGGATGCAGGCAAGCTGTTGACGGAAGTGCTAGAAAGCTTTGGTTCCATCTGGCCAGGCCGTGTGGCGATCGCCCATACGAACCTGGGGGATGTCTGGCCCCATCCAGCACTGCCTGATCATGCTTTGGGTGCGAATTTAGTACCTTTTCATAAGCTGTCTCAGTGGCTGACATACTCCTTGGTGGAGCCCTTGACAACGGCGGGGATAACTGTCACAAACCTCAATGCTTTAACAGGGCTGGCAGAATATCGCAACGGTGGATTGTGTGTGGATTTAGGGTTGCTGGTGCCTAAACATCCGGAGGTGATCACCACGGCGCACTTACCCAGTTCACCGGTCATTGTGGAATGGCGAGCCCTCACGATCGTGCTGTTGGATTTAATTGGCGATCGTGTCCGTCAACTCCTCCATAAAAGTCCTGAGGAATTACCCCTGCTCAAAGTGCTGGAAGGGGGAACCTGGGCAGCGGGGCGACGCATTGCGAAGCAGCTACGGCCTACCGGCGCCCCCCCGATTACGCTTCACAGCGATGGAACTGTGTTCTAA
- the upp gene encoding uracil phosphoribosyltransferase, translated as MNTPVTLIDHPLIQHKLTIMRCKDTSTAKFRRLLGEISMLLAYEVTRDMPLEKVPIETPLTTMDAPMLSGKKLVIISIMRAGQGILDGMLQLMPSVRVGHIGLYRDPKTHVAVEYYFKVPKDVNEREMLIVDPMLATGNSSVAAVHRLKETQPQSMKFVCLLAAPEGIAHFHEEHPDVPIFTAAIDDKLDEHGYILPGLGDAGDRMFGTK; from the coding sequence ATGAATACTCCGGTAACGCTTATTGATCACCCGTTGATTCAGCATAAGCTGACCATTATGAGGTGCAAAGACACCAGTACCGCTAAGTTTCGGCGACTTCTGGGGGAAATCAGCATGTTGCTGGCTTACGAAGTCACCCGCGATATGCCCTTGGAAAAGGTCCCCATCGAAACCCCCCTCACAACCATGGACGCGCCGATGCTGTCCGGAAAAAAGCTGGTGATTATTTCTATCATGCGGGCGGGGCAAGGCATCCTGGACGGCATGTTGCAGCTAATGCCGTCAGTGCGGGTCGGGCATATTGGCCTCTATCGAGATCCCAAAACCCACGTGGCTGTGGAGTACTACTTTAAGGTACCGAAGGATGTCAACGAGCGGGAAATGCTCATTGTCGATCCTATGCTGGCCACGGGTAATTCCTCGGTAGCAGCGGTGCATCGTCTCAAAGAAACTCAGCCCCAGTCAATGAAGTTTGTGTGTCTGCTGGCAGCACCCGAAGGCATTGCCCACTTCCATGAAGAGCACCCAGACGTGCCGATTTTCACCGCCGCTATTGATGACAAGCTCGATGAACACGGCTATATTTTGCCAGGATTAGGGGATGCTGGCGATCGCATGTTTGGCACCAAGTAG
- a CDS encoding WecB/TagA/CpsF family glycosyltransferase, whose protein sequence is MGLPVHWRAHYSDWLLLRHRQGLGAHVVTLNAEMAMQADQNPALKAVLCNADLAIPDGAGIVLYFRLKGHRISRFPGIELAESLLEKLGPDDSVFFFGAAPGVADTAAQNWQTRQPQLKIAGIQNGYLTPEEQPALQARLAHLKPTVILVALGVPRQEFWINEQRLLCPNAIWIGVGGSFDIWAGIKDRAPAWLANNHLEWLYRLYQEPWRWRRMLALPQFAWRALTYSEQRS, encoded by the coding sequence ATGGGGCTTCCTGTCCATTGGAGAGCCCACTACAGTGATTGGCTACTCTTGCGTCACCGTCAAGGCTTGGGAGCCCATGTGGTCACCTTAAATGCCGAAATGGCCATGCAGGCGGATCAGAACCCTGCGCTCAAAGCCGTGCTTTGCAACGCTGATTTGGCCATTCCGGATGGTGCCGGTATTGTGCTTTACTTTAGGCTGAAAGGCCATCGCATTTCCCGTTTTCCTGGCATTGAGCTAGCAGAATCTTTACTCGAAAAGCTTGGCCCTGACGACTCTGTTTTCTTTTTTGGGGCTGCCCCAGGGGTCGCCGATACAGCTGCCCAAAATTGGCAAACCCGTCAGCCCCAGCTAAAAATTGCGGGCATACAGAATGGCTATCTTACTCCTGAAGAGCAACCTGCTTTGCAAGCGCGCTTAGCGCACCTAAAGCCGACGGTCATTTTGGTTGCCCTCGGGGTGCCAAGACAGGAGTTTTGGATTAATGAGCAGCGATTGCTGTGCCCCAATGCGATTTGGATTGGGGTTGGGGGTAGCTTCGATATCTGGGCTGGCATTAAGGACCGTGCCCCAGCCTGGTTAGCGAACAATCATCTGGAGTGGCTTTACCGTCTGTACCAAGAGCCGTGGCGCTGGCGACGGATGTTAGCGCTACCGCAGTTTGCCTGGCGTGCGTTGACCTATTCAGAACAGCGGTCTTAA
- a CDS encoding PRC-barrel domain-containing protein: protein MTSSYDQFRQRSDFLGTQVITRTTGKRLGVVSQLWVDVDRGEVLALGLREQILPGVMSGTENVMQLSSIRQVGDVILVDDDDVLEDDLNLSPYSNMINSEVITESGEMLGRLRDFKFDVVTGKLESIVIASFGLPQIPDQVISTYELPVEEIVSSGPDRLIVFEGAEEKLVQLSVGILERLGVGRAPWERDEDSEYIMPVSTANQLPSGMQAPVEPMRERAPKVVEERWSEDDWGEPEPIPAEPLQQQKPEVAYREAPLETDNWANNPSTESGYAEYDADFKEVTEDVWTDDEPEPYKAPPVNIPQKKKVTEYEEELDY from the coding sequence ATGACCTCATCCTATGACCAGTTTCGTCAACGCTCTGACTTTTTAGGCACTCAGGTAATTACGCGCACCACAGGTAAGCGCCTGGGCGTTGTCAGTCAGCTCTGGGTTGATGTGGATCGAGGCGAAGTATTGGCCCTGGGCCTACGTGAGCAGATTCTGCCCGGCGTGATGTCGGGCACCGAGAATGTCATGCAGCTCAGCAGTATTCGTCAGGTGGGTGATGTCATCCTTGTAGACGATGACGATGTTCTAGAAGATGATCTGAACCTGTCTCCCTACAGCAACATGATCAATTCTGAGGTCATCACTGAATCTGGCGAAATGCTGGGCCGGCTTCGAGATTTCAAGTTTGATGTGGTAACTGGCAAGCTAGAGTCCATTGTGATTGCCTCTTTTGGGCTGCCGCAAATTCCTGATCAGGTCATCAGCACCTACGAGCTACCCGTGGAAGAAATTGTTAGCAGCGGTCCTGACCGTCTGATTGTGTTTGAGGGCGCCGAAGAAAAGTTGGTGCAGTTGAGCGTGGGGATTTTAGAGCGGTTAGGGGTTGGTCGTGCCCCCTGGGAACGAGATGAGGACAGCGAGTACATCATGCCTGTCTCGACGGCCAACCAACTCCCCTCTGGAATGCAAGCCCCGGTTGAACCGATGCGCGAGCGTGCGCCCAAGGTCGTCGAAGAGCGCTGGTCTGAAGACGATTGGGGTGAGCCTGAGCCGATTCCTGCTGAGCCTTTGCAACAGCAAAAACCGGAGGTGGCCTATCGTGAGGCGCCCCTAGAGACGGATAACTGGGCTAATAACCCCTCTACTGAGTCTGGATATGCTGAATACGATGCTGACTTTAAAGAAGTGACTGAGGATGTCTGGACAGACGATGAACCAGAGCCCTACAAGGCTCCTCCAGTCAACATTCCCCAGAAGAAAAAAGTCACAGAATACGAAGAAGAACTAGACTACTAA
- the smc gene encoding chromosome segregation protein SMC: protein MHIKRVELSHFKSFGGTTAVPLLPGFTVISGPNGSGKSNILDALLFALGLASSRGMRADRLPDLVNQSHIGRRSKAEAIVTVTFDISDVPAELLLTAEPEQANSTEAAASDDALPVIPESVGHSGEKGESADDHSADTHSANASQKVVPLPSPPREWTVTRRLRVTSQGTYTSNYYINGDPCTLTELHEQLQRFRIYPEGYNVVLQGDVTSIISMNARERREIIDELAGVTAFDRKIEQALNKLEIVREREERFRVVERELIDQRDRLAQDRLKAEKYQRLKAELHIQTQWEAVLTWQAQQRQVETLRQQIQADGEAAQQLATQIQQLEETLQTTTQTLDALNTRVKALGEDEHLALQSQLATQEAELRQLQRQQQTLTAESQATASHLRQAQIDLKAHQQTQARLTEELQVLQQGELVTLTQEQAAAQAALTAKREATSAIASASQAWVEEQTQRRRQIEALLSTLEPQRAEQVRLQERVNQLTQQIAEQSDIVRDLTKQYEAYGSDAEDTAPPQQAETQVQTLAQSLAEAEQDLQLQRETQQRLLQEQRDKQRQLDKLEAQAQAMQESQGTQATQVLIDSGLPGICGLVAQLGRVDPRFQLALEIAAGGRLGYLVVEDDRIAAEGIALLKQRRAGRATFLPLNAIRVPKFSRIPDWKRPDGLINYAVDLIDCDDRYRRVFEFVFGGTAVFETLAAARSHLGQTRMVTLDGELLETSGAMTGGSLSKRQGRLHFGTVEAGESEEAIALRERLAEIDRILSRCEQRIAAATAAVKAASEALVEARQQYREQQIQTEQTQKQLRQLQQQRAQGESRLAQYQQELTTAQTRLAALAQQLPAQEAELQAQRDALATLEQSQTHSEWRQAQAEVQTLEQRLSDRQAMLQAAEKRLQDFQAQQERTLIAMQQQQQQIANYQQQQGQQEQQRQAAAAQQTTLNEHIAQTRQSLNALDETLAAEKAKRDRVEYQLREQQTQKQQVEWQRQKRLETRQDRQQQLTTLEAELSAQAAELPDPRPEIPSEADLETVKKQIRSLQRRIEALEPVNMLALEEYNHTQARLEELSEKLGTLEEERTELLLRIENFTTLRQRAFQEAFDAVNENFSDIFAQLSDGDGYLQLDDPQNPFNGGLNLVAHPKGKPVRRLASMSGGEKSLTALSFIFALQRYRPSPFYAFDEVDMFLDGANVERLSKMIKQQAQQAQFIVVSLRRPMIEAAQRTLGVTQARGAYTQVLGINLEPQSASM from the coding sequence GTGCATATTAAGCGCGTAGAACTTTCTCATTTCAAGTCGTTCGGCGGTACGACTGCAGTGCCGCTACTGCCAGGCTTTACCGTTATTTCTGGCCCGAATGGGTCTGGCAAGTCAAATATTTTAGATGCCCTATTGTTTGCGCTGGGCTTGGCGAGTTCTCGCGGCATGCGGGCTGATCGCCTGCCTGATCTGGTTAACCAGTCCCATATTGGGCGACGCTCAAAGGCAGAAGCGATCGTCACGGTCACATTCGACATCAGTGACGTACCGGCTGAGCTGCTGCTGACGGCGGAGCCCGAACAGGCCAACTCCACCGAGGCGGCTGCGAGCGATGATGCTCTACCCGTCATCCCTGAATCGGTGGGGCATTCAGGCGAGAAGGGTGAGAGCGCTGATGATCACTCAGCCGATACCCACTCGGCCAATGCCAGTCAAAAGGTGGTGCCGCTACCGTCGCCGCCGCGAGAATGGACTGTGACCCGGCGACTGCGCGTTACCTCCCAAGGCACTTATACCTCCAACTATTACATCAACGGGGATCCGTGTACCCTGACGGAACTGCACGAGCAGCTGCAGCGATTTCGCATTTATCCCGAAGGCTACAACGTTGTCCTCCAGGGGGATGTCACGAGCATCATCTCGATGAATGCGCGAGAACGGCGGGAAATTATTGATGAGCTGGCAGGGGTGACCGCCTTTGATCGCAAAATTGAGCAGGCGCTCAACAAGCTGGAAATTGTCCGGGAGCGGGAAGAACGCTTTCGTGTCGTAGAACGAGAACTCATTGACCAGCGCGATCGCCTGGCCCAAGATCGCCTCAAAGCTGAAAAATATCAGCGTCTCAAAGCTGAACTCCACATCCAAACCCAATGGGAAGCCGTCCTTACCTGGCAGGCTCAACAGCGTCAGGTAGAAACGCTGCGTCAGCAAATTCAGGCCGATGGTGAAGCGGCGCAGCAATTAGCCACTCAGATCCAACAATTAGAAGAGACTCTCCAAACCACAACCCAAACGCTAGATGCCCTCAACACGCGCGTCAAAGCCCTGGGAGAAGATGAGCATTTAGCCTTACAGTCCCAACTGGCTACCCAAGAAGCCGAGCTGCGCCAACTGCAACGGCAGCAGCAGACCCTGACCGCTGAAAGCCAAGCCACTGCCAGTCACCTGCGCCAGGCCCAGATCGACCTGAAAGCTCATCAACAAACTCAGGCCCGCTTAACGGAAGAGCTACAGGTTCTGCAGCAGGGCGAGTTGGTCACCCTGACCCAGGAGCAAGCCGCCGCCCAAGCTGCGCTTACGGCCAAGCGAGAAGCAACCAGCGCGATCGCGAGTGCCTCCCAAGCCTGGGTGGAAGAACAAACGCAGCGCCGACGGCAGATTGAAGCCCTGCTGAGCACCCTAGAACCCCAACGGGCAGAGCAAGTGCGTCTGCAGGAGCGCGTTAACCAACTTACCCAGCAAATTGCAGAGCAATCTGACATCGTCCGCGACCTGACTAAGCAATATGAAGCCTACGGGTCTGACGCTGAGGATACTGCCCCCCCTCAGCAGGCGGAAACCCAAGTGCAAACCCTGGCTCAATCTCTGGCAGAGGCAGAACAAGACCTACAGTTACAGCGCGAAACCCAGCAGCGGCTGTTGCAAGAGCAGCGCGATAAGCAACGTCAGCTCGATAAGCTGGAAGCTCAAGCCCAGGCCATGCAAGAAAGTCAGGGCACTCAGGCTACTCAAGTCTTAATCGACAGCGGGCTTCCGGGCATCTGCGGTTTAGTGGCCCAATTAGGACGGGTGGATCCGCGCTTTCAGCTGGCCCTAGAAATTGCTGCCGGGGGCCGTTTAGGCTATCTCGTCGTTGAGGACGATCGCATCGCGGCTGAAGGCATCGCTCTCCTTAAACAGCGTCGAGCAGGGCGGGCAACTTTTCTGCCGCTCAACGCCATTCGCGTGCCTAAATTTTCCCGCATTCCTGATTGGAAACGGCCCGATGGCCTGATCAACTACGCAGTTGATTTGATTGACTGTGATGATCGCTATCGGCGGGTGTTTGAGTTTGTCTTTGGGGGCACCGCAGTCTTTGAAACGCTGGCAGCGGCGCGATCGCACCTGGGCCAAACCCGTATGGTTACCCTGGATGGTGAACTGCTGGAAACCAGCGGTGCCATGACTGGAGGTAGCCTCAGCAAACGCCAGGGACGCCTGCACTTTGGCACGGTAGAAGCCGGTGAGTCAGAAGAAGCGATCGCCCTGCGGGAACGGCTCGCTGAAATCGACCGTATCCTCAGCCGGTGCGAACAGCGGATCGCTGCAGCCACTGCTGCGGTGAAAGCTGCCTCTGAGGCGCTGGTAGAAGCGCGGCAGCAGTACCGCGAGCAGCAGATCCAAACGGAACAAACCCAGAAGCAGCTGCGTCAACTCCAGCAACAGCGCGCCCAAGGAGAAAGTCGGCTGGCCCAGTACCAACAGGAATTGACCACGGCCCAAACCCGACTGGCTGCGTTAGCCCAGCAACTGCCCGCCCAAGAAGCTGAACTGCAAGCGCAGCGAGATGCCCTGGCTACCCTAGAACAGTCGCAAACCCACAGTGAATGGCGGCAGGCCCAAGCCGAAGTGCAAACGCTAGAGCAGCGGCTTAGCGATCGTCAGGCTATGCTGCAGGCCGCTGAGAAACGGCTGCAAGACTTCCAGGCTCAGCAGGAGCGCACCCTGATTGCCATGCAGCAGCAGCAGCAGCAAATTGCCAACTATCAGCAGCAGCAAGGGCAGCAAGAGCAGCAACGGCAAGCAGCAGCAGCGCAACAAACAACTCTGAACGAGCACATTGCCCAGACACGCCAAAGCCTCAATGCTTTGGATGAAACCCTGGCAGCTGAAAAGGCTAAGCGCGATCGAGTGGAATATCAGCTGCGGGAGCAGCAAACCCAAAAGCAACAGGTTGAGTGGCAACGCCAAAAGCGGCTTGAAACTCGACAAGACCGGCAACAACAGCTCACTACTTTGGAAGCCGAGCTATCGGCCCAGGCCGCAGAACTGCCCGACCCCCGGCCAGAGATCCCCAGTGAGGCAGACCTAGAAACTGTTAAAAAACAGATTCGCTCTCTCCAGCGCCGCATTGAAGCGTTGGAACCGGTCAATATGTTGGCCCTAGAAGAATACAACCACACCCAGGCTCGTTTAGAGGAACTCTCTGAAAAGCTCGGCACCCTCGAAGAAGAGCGCACCGAACTGCTTCTGCGCATCGAGAACTTTACGACGCTGAGGCAACGAGCCTTCCAAGAAGCGTTTGATGCGGTCAACGAAAACTTCAGCGATATTTTTGCCCAGCTCTCTGATGGCGATGGCTACTTACAGTTAGATGATCCTCAGAATCCTTTTAATGGAGGGCTCAATCTCGTTGCCCATCCCAAAGGGAAGCCTGTGCGCCGCTTGGCATCGATGTCTGGGGGCGAAAAGTCATTGACGGCACTCAGCTTTATCTTCGCGCTACAGCGCTATCGGCCCTCTCCGTTTTATGCCTTTGACGAAGTCGATATGTTTTTAGATGGTGCAAACGTCGAACGGCTCTCTAAAATGATTAAGCAGCAAGCCCAGCAAGCTCAGTTTATTGTCGTGAGTTTGCGCCGCCCCATGATTGAGGCTGCACAGCGCACACTTGGGGTTACTCAGGCACGGGGAGCCTATACCCAGGTGCTAGGTATCAACCTAGAGCCCCAAAGTGCATCCATGTAG
- a CDS encoding pre-16S rRNA-processing nuclease YqgF, with amino-acid sequence MTFTTDSCSQPVILGVDPGRQKCGLALMGLDRGLYHRSVVASEQVLQTIEELQQKYPISLIVMGDQTSAKEWQARLKQLQEPLRIVMVDERYSSLEARDRYWQMHPPQGWQRLLPKGLRQPGVPIDDIVAMLLIERYLNRLTQG; translated from the coding sequence GTGACTTTCACCACTGATTCTTGTTCTCAGCCAGTCATCTTGGGGGTAGACCCTGGACGCCAAAAATGCGGGTTAGCGCTGATGGGGTTAGACCGGGGTTTGTATCATCGGTCTGTTGTCGCTTCAGAGCAGGTCTTGCAAACAATTGAGGAATTACAGCAAAAATATCCCATTTCCCTCATTGTGATGGGGGATCAGACCAGCGCTAAGGAGTGGCAAGCTCGATTAAAGCAGCTGCAAGAACCGCTGCGAATTGTCATGGTTGATGAACGGTATTCTTCTCTAGAAGCCCGCGATCGCTACTGGCAAATGCATCCTCCCCAGGGCTGGCAGCGGCTGCTACCCAAAGGCTTGCGCCAGCCGGGTGTCCCCATTGATGACATTGTGGCCATGCTCTTGATTGAGCGTTACTTAAATCGATTGACGCAGGGCTAA
- a CDS encoding DUF3146 family protein, producing MSRKRSLPETTAYVRITHQSWQQGRLEGEVRASNYEWQFQWQFPQGGLTIEPSLGRALIREPLGRFLERFDYQLEAGGDYSFTIRAKL from the coding sequence GTGAGTCGCAAGCGTTCTTTACCAGAAACTACTGCCTACGTCCGCATCACCCACCAGTCCTGGCAACAGGGGCGACTAGAGGGGGAAGTTCGTGCAAGCAACTATGAATGGCAGTTCCAATGGCAGTTTCCTCAGGGTGGGCTGACGATTGAACCCTCCCTTGGGCGCGCGTTGATCCGTGAACCGCTCGGGCGCTTTCTGGAACGATTTGACTATCAGCTAGAAGCGGGGGGGGACTATTCGTTTACCATCCGCGCCAAACTTTAG
- a CDS encoding NAD(+) kinase — MPKVGIIFNDMKPAALQAAQVWRDKLTAQGCEVYAVTGVGGLLGYSNADRPLCHTPVRSLIPPHFDEEMAFAVVLGGDGTVLSAFRQVAPAGIPLLTINTGHMGFLTEAYLNQLPHAMEQVLSGEYRVEERSMMVVKIWHKDQLIWEALCLNEMVLHREPLTSMCHFEVAVGHHAPVDIAADGIIISTPTGSTAYSLSAGGPVITPGVSVMQLIPICPHSLASRGLVFPDAEPVTITSANPDPLVMVVDGNAGCYVMPEDWVETQRSPYPAKFIRLRSPEFFKVLREKLGWGLPHIAKPTSVELP, encoded by the coding sequence GTGCCCAAGGTTGGCATCATTTTTAACGACATGAAACCAGCGGCTTTGCAAGCTGCTCAGGTTTGGCGAGACAAACTGACTGCTCAAGGGTGTGAGGTCTATGCCGTCACCGGAGTAGGCGGGTTATTGGGGTATTCCAACGCTGACCGCCCCCTCTGTCATACCCCGGTTCGCAGTTTGATTCCTCCTCACTTTGATGAAGAGATGGCCTTTGCGGTGGTATTAGGGGGCGATGGCACCGTATTGTCTGCTTTCAGACAGGTGGCTCCCGCTGGCATTCCCTTACTGACGATCAATACCGGTCATATGGGGTTTCTCACAGAGGCCTACCTCAATCAGCTACCCCACGCGATGGAGCAGGTGCTCAGTGGCGAATACCGGGTAGAAGAACGATCCATGATGGTGGTGAAGATCTGGCATAAAGATCAGCTCATCTGGGAAGCCCTCTGCCTGAATGAGATGGTCTTACATCGGGAACCGCTGACCAGCATGTGCCATTTTGAAGTTGCCGTGGGTCACCATGCCCCTGTGGATATTGCGGCAGATGGCATCATTATTTCGACCCCGACCGGGTCAACCGCTTACTCGCTGTCCGCAGGAGGGCCCGTGATTACCCCCGGGGTCTCTGTCATGCAGCTGATTCCAATTTGCCCGCATTCTTTAGCGTCGCGGGGGTTGGTGTTTCCAGATGCAGAACCGGTAACCATTACGTCGGCTAATCCAGATCCGCTGGTCATGGTGGTCGATGGAAATGCAGGCTGTTACGTCATGCCGGAAGATTGGGTAGAAACCCAGCGATCGCCCTATCCAGCCAAGTTTATTCGCCTCCGCTCGCCAGAATTTTTCAAAGTGCTGCGTGAAAAGTTGGGATGGGGATTGCCTCATATTGCTAAGCCCACCTCTGTGGAATTGCCCTAG